From a region of the Lactuca sativa cultivar Salinas chromosome 4, Lsat_Salinas_v11, whole genome shotgun sequence genome:
- the LOC111899713 gene encoding uncharacterized protein LOC111899713 produces the protein MASISSNITPHSHVRSISLPSTSDQQSVFNEFYRFQASQETTTSCSSSSFVGDKLNRLNDMYESIQPFLSFPSTKQSLAQGCHKEQLNKFLDELLGLLDLCSTTKDALLISVDNAKELQSVIRRKKGNNHGLTSSFEAYLSQRRKVKKVLCKTLSGLQKHCSSSVKEGQRTKSDINMLKEMRVNTMEVFESLLTFILGSNTQSKPKGWSLVSKMIGNQHAQCHQTLEETEVKKVDHEVHSLITYKKTKSDYLVLDHIQEGLAEMEFSLLDLKNEIVNDGDGGSDVDCDNNGDDNDKGDRG, from the exons ATGGCTTCTATTTCTTCAAACATAACACCCCATAGTCATGTCAGGTCCATCAGCTTACCATCTACATCAGACCAGCAATCCGTATTCAATGAGTTTTACAGATTTCAAGCTTCACAAGAAACCACCACATCTtgttcatcatcatcatttgtaGGCGATAAACTAAATCGTCTGAATGATATGTATGAGTCCATTCAACCATTCCTTTCATTTCCATCTACTAAACAATCTTTAGCCCAAGGGTGCCACAAAGAACAGCTAAACAAGTTTTTAGATGAACTTCTTGGGCTTTTGGATCTGTGTAGCACCACCAAGGATGCCTTGTTAATATCGGTGGATAATGCCAAAGAACTCCAGTCAGTGATTCGACGCAAAAAAGGCAATAATCATGGGCTGACATCCTCATTTGAGGCCTATCTGTCACAGAGGAGAAAAGTGAAGAAGGTCCTTTGTAAAACGTTGTCAGGTTTGCAGAAGCATTGTTCTTCTTCAGTCAAGGAAGGCCAGAGAACAAAATCAGACATCAATATGTTGAAGGAAATGAGAGTAAACACAATGGAAGTGTTTGAGTCCTTGTTGACTTTCATTCTTGGATCAAATACACAGTCAAAACCGAAAGGCTGGTCTTTGGTGTCGAAGATGATAGGCAACCAGCATGCACAGTGTCATCAAACACTAGAAGAAACTGAAGTTAAGAAGGTGGATCATGAAGTACACTCTCTAATCACCTACAAGAAAACAAAATCAGATTACTTAGTTTTAGACCATATACAAGAAGGGTTAGCAGAAATGGAATTTAGCCTCCTAGATCTCA AAAATGAAATTGtaaatgatggtgatggtggcagTGATGTTGACTGCGACAATAATGGTGATGATAACGACAAAGGTGATCGTGGGTAG